In Pelagibaculum spongiae, one genomic interval encodes:
- a CDS encoding thioredoxin family protein, with the protein MKKILVLGPGCARCNDLELLVRKLVTDMGVQAVVSKETSPMALVEHKVMKTPGVVIDGKVVWSGGMPTVDQIKSWF; encoded by the coding sequence ATGAAAAAGATTTTGGTATTGGGCCCAGGTTGTGCGCGCTGTAATGATTTAGAGCTACTGGTTCGCAAGCTGGTCACTGATATGGGTGTGCAAGCAGTAGTCAGCAAAGAAACCAGCCCGATGGCATTGGTTGAGCACAAGGTAATGAAAACGCCGGGTGTGGTTATCGATGGCAAGGTAGTTTGGAGTGGCGGAATGCCAACGGTAGATCAGATTAAAAGCTGGTTTTAA
- the ccoO gene encoding cytochrome-c oxidase, cbb3-type subunit II produces the protein MAGKIYSTRLQDFLERNIFALILMTGLVVSIGGIVEIVPLFYLEDTLEDRQKNPDGTLKNPELQGIRPYTGLELAGRDIYLREGCYTCHSQMIRPFRDEKERYGHYSLAAESQYDHPFQWGSKRTGPDLARVGGKYSDEWQIQHLMDPRSVVPESVMPRYPWFATNTIDGKDVTKSMQAMRAVGVPYTDEEIDAAFEAFDGKTEMEAMVAYLQMLGTLVKFDEGKDYRE, from the coding sequence ATGGCAGGTAAAATTTACTCCACCCGCTTACAAGATTTTTTAGAGCGGAATATTTTCGCGCTGATTCTGATGACGGGTTTGGTGGTTTCAATTGGTGGCATCGTGGAAATCGTTCCACTGTTCTACCTCGAAGACACACTAGAAGATCGTCAGAAGAATCCTGATGGCACGTTAAAGAATCCTGAGCTGCAGGGTATTCGTCCTTACACCGGCCTTGAGCTGGCGGGGCGTGATATCTATTTACGCGAAGGCTGCTATACCTGTCACTCACAAATGATTCGTCCATTCCGTGACGAAAAAGAGCGCTATGGTCACTATTCTCTGGCAGCAGAGTCTCAGTATGACCACCCATTCCAGTGGGGCTCCAAGCGTACCGGTCCTGACCTGGCGCGTGTTGGTGGTAAGTACTCAGATGAGTGGCAAATTCAGCATTTGATGGATCCACGCTCAGTTGTGCCTGAATCAGTCATGCCGCGTTACCCATGGTTTGCCACCAATACCATCGATGGCAAAGATGTAACTAAATCAATGCAAGCAATGCGTGCAGTTGGTGTTCCATACACCGACGAAGAAATCGACGCAGCGTTTGAAGCATTTGATGGCAAGACTGAAATGGAAGCGATGGTGGCCTACCTGCAAATGCTGGGCACTTTGGTGAAGTTTGACGAGGGCAAGGATTATCGTGAATAA
- a CDS encoding cbb3-type cytochrome c oxidase subunit 3 has protein sequence MNKLAEYFSTDWAAMTGQDWVGLIWTIITFVLITWAWIRYLNPKNREENEQHKFMLFDEESDGENHESARQ, from the coding sequence GTGAATAAGCTAGCCGAATACTTCTCAACAGACTGGGCTGCAATGACTGGGCAAGACTGGGTTGGCCTGATCTGGACAATTATTACCTTTGTTCTGATTACATGGGCATGGATTCGCTACTTAAATCCAAAAAACAGGGAAGAAAACGAGCAGCATAAATTCATGCTCTTTGATGAAGAATCTGACGGAGAAAACCATGAGTCAGCAAGGCAATAA
- a CDS encoding Abi family protein: MALTVAKPFKEYRELVNSLDSRGMFIIDHERASRKLSQVGYYRLSGFWYSCREIERDQNGDVVIFHRKPKRLEKFLPQTDFDEVFKLYLFDKRLRLLFLDAIERIEINLKTVLAHELGRIDELAYQNSDFINPNQLKDYFRNNQRKNAWDEWSRRQGSELSRSKEDSIMWHKNSGREMPIWVVVEAWSFGTLSKYFELLKRTHQNKIANRLGVSNPALLVRWLQEMNILRNRCAHHTRIWNQTANNPIGIPTGNAEDAQYFSRFPFAQDNKKKIFSLIVIIWYLVQKIGPNSDWIQHIIQEMDSFPNLPICYKSSMGIPAEGCNIDHFIA, from the coding sequence TTGGCTCTCACTGTTGCGAAACCATTCAAGGAATATCGTGAGTTAGTCAATTCCTTAGATAGTAGAGGAATGTTTATCATTGATCATGAGAGGGCATCTCGTAAACTCTCCCAAGTTGGGTACTATCGACTGAGTGGTTTCTGGTACTCCTGTCGAGAGATCGAGCGCGATCAAAACGGTGATGTAGTCATATTTCATCGCAAGCCTAAAAGGCTCGAAAAGTTTTTACCTCAAACAGATTTTGATGAAGTGTTTAAGCTATATCTCTTCGATAAAAGGCTGAGATTGTTATTTCTAGATGCAATCGAACGAATAGAAATTAACTTGAAAACAGTTTTAGCTCACGAACTCGGTAGAATAGATGAATTAGCCTACCAAAATTCAGACTTTATCAATCCCAATCAATTAAAAGATTATTTCCGGAATAATCAGAGAAAAAATGCGTGGGATGAATGGAGTCGCCGACAAGGTTCTGAGCTATCACGTAGCAAAGAAGATAGCATCATGTGGCACAAGAACTCAGGTCGGGAAATGCCTATTTGGGTTGTTGTTGAAGCTTGGTCATTTGGCACCTTATCAAAGTATTTCGAGCTATTAAAAAGAACGCACCAAAATAAAATTGCAAATAGACTCGGTGTCAGTAACCCAGCACTCTTAGTTCGCTGGCTTCAAGAAATGAATATTCTTCGAAATAGATGTGCTCATCATACTAGAATCTGGAATCAAACAGCTAACAATCCAATAGGAATACCGACTGGAAATGCTGAAGATGCTCAATATTTCTCTCGATTCCCTTTTGCACAGGATAATAAGAAAAAAATATTTAGTTTAATTGTTATTATCTGGTACTTGGTGCAGAAGATAGGGCCTAATTCAGATTGGATTCAACATATTATCCAAGAGATGGACTCTTTTCCTAATCTTCCAATATGCTACAAATCCTCAATGGGAATTCCTGCTGAAGGTTGTAATATCGATCACTTTATAGCCTGA
- a CDS encoding cold shock domain-containing protein yields MPKGTIKIWNNERGFGFIKQDSGAADIFIHISALKHHVRKPIVGDLIQFEIHRLDDGKERAVNCYLQGVASSSPKVNRAPKSTGVSIKSVLLLLVIAVGIGYKVLDLKQPDAVVEVAEKAYPQRKPMTDLYRPVKDSSSFSSSSSSFSSFDSQETASGYSCSGKVHCSQMNSCSEAMFYLSNCPGVKIDGDGDGIPCERQFCGG; encoded by the coding sequence ATGCCTAAAGGAACAATAAAAATCTGGAACAACGAGAGAGGTTTTGGATTTATTAAGCAAGATTCGGGTGCTGCAGATATTTTTATTCATATTTCAGCGCTCAAGCATCATGTGAGAAAACCAATTGTTGGTGATTTGATCCAATTTGAAATTCATCGACTGGATGATGGAAAAGAGCGGGCAGTGAACTGTTATTTGCAAGGGGTTGCTAGCTCATCACCGAAAGTGAATCGGGCTCCTAAGTCGACAGGTGTCAGTATTAAGTCGGTCTTGTTGCTGCTAGTGATCGCAGTAGGTATTGGCTATAAAGTGCTTGATTTAAAGCAACCAGATGCGGTTGTTGAAGTAGCTGAAAAAGCTTATCCCCAACGAAAGCCGATGACCGATCTCTATCGGCCAGTGAAAGACAGTTCAAGTTTTTCGTCTTCATCTTCGTCATTTTCATCATTTGACAGTCAAGAAACAGCATCTGGCTATAGCTGTTCAGGTAAGGTTCATTGCTCTCAAATGAACTCTTGCTCGGAAGCGATGTTTTATTTAAGCAATTGCCCCGGTGTAAAAATCGACGGTGATGGCGATGGCATTCCCTGTGAGAGGCAGTTTTGTGGCGGGTGA
- the ccoP gene encoding cytochrome-c oxidase, cbb3-type subunit III — protein sequence MSQQGNKIDVTEVPDTGHSWDDGAIRELINSPPTWWIICFHASWIFAVAYFIIYPAVPLPGGAKAVTEWSSIKEYRASLAELEEIRGPWEAKLEGKTAEEILANPELKEYTLASARVIFGDNCAACHGKGGAGGPNFPVLADDDWLYGADVAAIEHSLTYGRQGVMTAHEAIMTEQEITLLANYVVDLSEGKANAEGANLFQEKACFACHGMNGKGIAALGSANLTDAIWRFQPGDGDNYREQLVESAKYTIKYGVNTGEGSRNAVMPAFGEKLTEKEIRKLAVYVKSLGGA from the coding sequence ATGAGTCAGCAAGGCAATAAAATTGACGTCACGGAGGTGCCCGACACTGGGCACTCTTGGGACGATGGCGCAATCCGTGAGCTGATCAATAGTCCGCCCACTTGGTGGATCATTTGTTTCCATGCTTCGTGGATCTTTGCCGTGGCCTATTTCATCATCTATCCGGCAGTTCCATTGCCCGGTGGTGCAAAGGCAGTAACAGAATGGAGCTCGATTAAAGAATATCGAGCGTCATTAGCAGAGCTAGAAGAAATACGTGGCCCTTGGGAAGCCAAGCTTGAAGGCAAAACTGCCGAAGAGATTTTGGCAAACCCTGAACTGAAGGAATACACCCTGGCTTCGGCCCGAGTGATCTTCGGTGATAACTGTGCAGCGTGTCATGGTAAAGGCGGAGCCGGTGGGCCTAACTTCCCGGTTCTGGCCGATGATGATTGGTTGTACGGTGCCGACGTTGCTGCCATCGAGCACAGCTTAACTTATGGTCGCCAAGGTGTGATGACCGCTCATGAAGCCATCATGACTGAGCAAGAAATCACCCTGCTGGCTAACTATGTAGTTGATCTGTCCGAAGGCAAAGCAAACGCTGAGGGTGCCAACCTGTTCCAGGAAAAAGCCTGCTTTGCATGCCACGGCATGAATGGAAAAGGTATCGCTGCTTTAGGTAGTGCCAACCTGACTGACGCCATCTGGCGCTTCCAGCCAGGCGACGGTGACAACTACCGCGAGCAGTTGGTTGAATCTGCCAAGTACACCATTAAATACGGTGTGAACACAGGTGAAGGAAGCCGCAACGCGGTAATGCCTGCCTTTGGTGAGAAGTTGACCGAAAAAGAAATCCGAAAGCTGGCGGTTTACGTCAAGAGCTTGGGTGGTGCGTAA
- a CDS encoding permease has product MLEVFSWLADLLTYQLMGLDPQTKAGSAIHFFIEDTTKILALLVVMIYLLAIVRASLDTEKVRDILARKNRFFGYFAGSMFGAVTPFCSCSSIPLFLGFTTAGIPFGITLSFLLTSPLINEVAVVLLWGLLGWKFTLVYVLVGLVVGIIGGAFMDAIKAERYVQPFVKDAFGQNAGARAQSKDWDLKARHQFASYELKAIFSRVWKWVFIGVGVGALLHGYVPEQWVEEQLGSGQWWSVPVAVVMGIPLYANATGVIPVMESLLLKGLPVGTTLAFCMSIVGASFPEFILLKQVMKLPLLIMLFFMLLTTFTLVGWLFNGIGFVI; this is encoded by the coding sequence ATGCTAGAAGTATTCAGTTGGCTGGCCGATCTGCTGACGTACCAGTTGATGGGGCTAGACCCGCAAACCAAAGCGGGTTCTGCGATTCATTTTTTTATTGAAGATACCACTAAGATTTTGGCGTTGTTGGTGGTGATGATTTACCTGTTGGCGATTGTTCGAGCGTCGCTAGACACCGAAAAAGTTCGCGATATTCTGGCACGGAAGAACCGCTTCTTTGGCTACTTCGCTGGCAGCATGTTTGGTGCGGTCACGCCGTTTTGTTCCTGTTCAAGCATTCCACTATTCCTTGGCTTTACCACCGCCGGCATTCCGTTTGGTATTACGCTTTCTTTCTTGCTGACATCACCACTGATTAATGAAGTAGCGGTTGTTTTGCTATGGGGATTGTTAGGCTGGAAGTTTACTTTGGTCTATGTGTTGGTTGGCTTGGTGGTTGGTATTATTGGCGGCGCATTTATGGATGCGATTAAGGCTGAGCGATATGTACAGCCATTTGTTAAAGATGCATTCGGCCAAAATGCCGGTGCACGAGCACAAAGTAAAGATTGGGATTTAAAAGCCCGCCACCAGTTTGCCAGTTATGAATTAAAAGCGATTTTTTCTCGCGTGTGGAAGTGGGTGTTTATTGGCGTAGGTGTTGGTGCCTTACTGCACGGTTATGTGCCAGAGCAATGGGTGGAAGAACAATTAGGTTCTGGTCAATGGTGGTCGGTTCCGGTCGCTGTTGTGATGGGTATTCCGCTGTACGCCAATGCCACCGGCGTGATTCCAGTAATGGAAAGCTTGTTGTTAAAAGGCTTGCCGGTAGGCACTACATTGGCATTTTGCATGAGTATTGTCGGTGCTAGTTTCCCAGAGTTTATTCTGCTCAAACAAGTCATGAAATTGCCTTTGCTGATTATGCTGTTCTTCATGCTATTGACCACATTTACCTTGGTGGGCTGGTTGTTTAACGGCATAGGGTTTGTGATTTAA